The proteins below are encoded in one region of Bacillus alveayuensis:
- a CDS encoding nicotinate phosphoribosyltransferase (product_source=KO:K00763; cath_funfam=3.90.1170.20; cog=COG1488; ko=KO:K00763; pfam=PF02749; superfamily=51690,54675): protein MKEIELKMQGKIKRLTNKTFKFDERVKNGWFSAVYFLKTRDIVREFRPDNIVTMQFFQKKHAVLCGTDEVIALVKTFADNPDELEIYSLKDGDKISPFETVLTITGPYQNFGFLEGIIDGILARRTSVATNVYNVVKAAGLSGKQKPVIFMGDRDDHFTQQAGDGYAAYIGGSTAQATHAMNEWWGKQGMGTMPHALIQLFDGDVVEAAKAYYKKFPEDELIVLVDYNNDCITDALRVAREFGDKLKGVRVDTSRTMIDQYFIRNPDVLGTFDPRGVNAPLIFALREALDQEGFEHVKIVVSGGFNEQRIKEFEEQKVPVDIYGVGSSLLKIHIGFTGDNVLLNGKPQAKAGRRYRPNPRLERVD from the coding sequence ATGAAGGAAATAGAATTAAAAATGCAAGGAAAAATAAAGCGGTTAACGAATAAAACGTTTAAATTTGATGAACGTGTAAAGAACGGTTGGTTTTCTGCCGTTTATTTCTTAAAAACAAGGGACATTGTTAGAGAATTTCGACCAGATAACATCGTAACGATGCAATTTTTCCAAAAAAAACATGCAGTTCTTTGCGGTACAGATGAAGTAATCGCTCTAGTGAAAACCTTTGCAGATAATCCAGATGAGCTTGAAATTTATTCATTAAAAGACGGCGATAAAATTAGCCCATTTGAGACTGTGTTAACGATAACAGGTCCTTACCAAAACTTTGGATTTTTAGAAGGAATTATTGATGGAATTTTAGCACGTCGAACCTCTGTTGCAACAAATGTTTATAATGTCGTAAAAGCAGCTGGGCTATCAGGGAAGCAAAAGCCGGTCATTTTTATGGGAGATCGGGATGATCATTTTACCCAGCAAGCAGGAGATGGGTATGCTGCTTATATTGGGGGATCAACGGCACAAGCTACTCATGCGATGAATGAATGGTGGGGAAAGCAAGGCATGGGTACAATGCCGCACGCTTTGATTCAGCTTTTTGATGGAGATGTTGTGGAAGCGGCTAAAGCTTATTATAAAAAATTCCCTGAAGATGAGCTGATCGTGCTCGTTGATTATAACAATGACTGTATTACAGATGCATTAAGAGTTGCTCGCGAGTTTGGCGATAAGCTTAAAGGAGTCCGTGTTGATACTTCTCGGACGATGATCGACCAATATTTTATACGAAATCCAGATGTACTTGGAACATTTGACCCTCGCGGCGTCAATGCACCTCTCATATTTGCCTTAAGAGAGGCTTTAGACCAAGAAGGATTTGAACATGTAAAAATTGTCGTTAGCGGCGGTTTTAATGAGCAAAGAATCAAAGAATTTGAAGAACAAAAAGTGCCTGTAGATATATATGGAGTCGGCAGCAGCTTATTAAAAATCCATATCGGTTTTACAGGAGATAATGTGTTATTAAATGGAAAGCCTCAAGCAAAAGCAGGTAGAAGATATCGTCCAAATCCACGATTGGAAAGAGTTGATTAA
- a CDS encoding aminopeptidase (product_source=KO:K19689; cath_funfam=3.40.1830.10; cog=COG2309; ko=KO:K19689; pfam=PF02073; superfamily=144052) has product MKDPRIEKLANILIHYSVRLQKGEKVLIENFGLQRELVIALVKEAYKAGGYPFVSLKDHQIDRALLLGAEEEQFEMMASFEANIMAEMDAYIGLRSGDNINEFADIPDHKMKIHGKTIGQKVHRDIRVPKTKWVVLRYPNASMAQLAKMSTEAFEDFYFDVCTLDYGKMDKAMDALVQLMNKTDKVRITGLGTDLTFSIKDIPAIKCSGQMNIPDGEVYTAPVKNSVNGTITFNTASPYQGFTFENVQLTFKDGKIIDAKANDTERINKILDTDEGARYIGEFAIGVNPYIQHPMQDILFDEKIDGSFHFTPGQCYDDAYNGNHSNIHWDMVMIQRPEYGGGELYFDDVLIRKDGRFVISELEQLNPENLK; this is encoded by the coding sequence ATGAAAGACCCAAGAATTGAAAAACTAGCTAACATCTTGATTCATTATTCTGTTCGTTTACAAAAAGGCGAAAAAGTATTAATTGAAAACTTTGGATTACAAAGGGAGCTTGTCATCGCCCTTGTAAAAGAAGCTTATAAAGCAGGAGGATATCCATTTGTTTCATTAAAAGATCATCAGATCGATCGTGCTCTTTTATTAGGAGCTGAAGAGGAGCAATTTGAGATGATGGCATCTTTTGAAGCAAATATCATGGCTGAAATGGATGCTTACATCGGCTTGCGTTCAGGAGATAATATTAATGAATTTGCTGATATCCCTGATCATAAAATGAAAATTCATGGAAAAACGATCGGCCAAAAAGTACATCGTGATATACGCGTTCCAAAAACAAAATGGGTGGTGCTGCGCTACCCTAATGCTTCGATGGCCCAACTGGCTAAAATGAGTACCGAAGCTTTTGAAGATTTCTATTTTGATGTTTGTACACTTGATTATGGAAAAATGGACAAAGCAATGGATGCACTTGTACAATTAATGAACAAAACAGATAAAGTCCGGATTACAGGATTGGGGACAGATTTAACATTCTCCATTAAAGATATCCCAGCTATTAAATGTTCTGGCCAAATGAATATTCCAGACGGAGAAGTATATACAGCGCCTGTTAAAAATTCCGTAAATGGCACCATTACTTTTAATACAGCATCACCATACCAAGGTTTTACATTTGAAAATGTCCAGCTTACCTTTAAAGATGGCAAAATCATTGATGCGAAAGCAAATGATACCGAACGTATTAATAAGATTTTGGATACGGACGAAGGGGCTCGTTACATTGGAGAATTCGCTATCGGTGTCAACCCTTATATTCAACATCCAATGCAAGATATTTTATTTGATGAGAAAATTGATGGCAGCTTCCACTTTACTCCTGGCCAATGTTATGATGATGCTTATAATGGAAACCATTCAAATATCCATTGGGATATGGTCATGATCCAACGACCTGAATATGGTGGTGGAGAATTATATTTTGATGATGTACTCATTCGTAAAGATGGACGCTTTGTCATTTCAGAGCTTGAACAACTAAACCCGGAAAACCTCAAATAA
- a CDS encoding UDP-N-acetylmuramate--alanine ligase (product_source=KO:K01924; cath_funfam=3.40.1190.10,3.40.50.720,3.90.190.20; cog=COG0773; ko=KO:K01924; pfam=PF01225,PF02875,PF08245; superfamily=51984,53244,53623; tigrfam=TIGR01082) codes for MTVYHFVGIKGTGMSSLAQILHDMHYKVQGSDIEKELFTQKALEERNIPILPFSKENIHPGLTVIAGNAFSDSHEEIAEALRIGLPVYRYHQFLGEFMNRFISIGVTGAHGKTSTTGLLAHVIQGAEPTSYLIGDGTGKGIDKSKYFVFEACEYRRHFLSYYPDYAIMTNIDFDHPDYYRDIEDVFDAFQQMALQVKKGIIACGDDEYLQQIQAKVPVLYYGFHDENDFQARNIEKSTTGTKFDVFVRNTFYGNFEIPAFGNHNILNSLAVIALCHYENIDISIIQERLKTFKGVKRRFNEKQVGTQVIIDDYAHHPTEIKATIEAARQKYPDREIVAVFQPHTFTRTQSFLDEFANSLKEADQVYLCEIFGSAREKTGTLSIKDLQAQIDQAVVIDERDPSILKRHENSVLVFMGAGDIQKYQKAYEKLVG; via the coding sequence ATGACTGTTTATCATTTTGTTGGAATAAAAGGAACAGGTATGAGTTCACTTGCGCAAATTCTTCATGATATGCACTATAAAGTTCAAGGCTCTGACATTGAGAAGGAGCTTTTTACACAAAAAGCGCTAGAGGAACGAAATATACCGATTCTTCCTTTCTCGAAGGAAAATATTCATCCAGGATTAACGGTTATTGCAGGAAATGCTTTTTCCGATTCACATGAAGAAATTGCAGAGGCTCTTAGGATAGGTCTCCCAGTTTACCGTTATCACCAATTTTTAGGTGAATTTATGAATCGTTTTATTAGTATTGGTGTGACAGGTGCTCATGGTAAAACTTCAACTACTGGTTTGCTTGCCCATGTTATTCAAGGTGCTGAACCAACATCCTATTTAATTGGTGATGGTACTGGAAAAGGAATAGATAAGAGCAAATACTTTGTATTTGAAGCATGTGAATATCGGCGCCATTTCCTTTCATACTATCCTGATTATGCTATTATGACAAATATAGATTTCGACCATCCGGACTATTATCGAGATATTGAAGATGTATTTGATGCGTTTCAACAAATGGCATTACAAGTGAAAAAAGGTATTATTGCCTGCGGAGATGACGAATACTTACAGCAAATTCAAGCGAAAGTTCCCGTTCTTTATTATGGGTTTCATGACGAAAATGATTTTCAAGCAAGAAATATTGAGAAAAGTACAACTGGAACAAAGTTTGACGTTTTTGTGCGCAACACCTTTTATGGTAATTTTGAGATTCCGGCCTTTGGCAATCATAATATTTTAAATTCATTAGCGGTTATTGCCTTATGCCATTATGAAAATATCGATATTTCCATTATTCAAGAACGCTTGAAAACCTTTAAAGGTGTAAAACGGCGCTTTAATGAAAAGCAAGTTGGGACGCAAGTGATCATTGATGATTATGCACACCATCCAACGGAAATAAAAGCAACGATTGAAGCGGCAAGACAAAAATATCCTGATCGTGAAATCGTGGCTGTGTTTCAACCGCACACTTTTACACGAACGCAGTCGTTCCTTGACGAGTTTGCTAATAGTTTGAAAGAAGCTGATCAAGTATATTTATGTGAAATTTTCGGATCTGCCCGCGAAAAAACGGGTACGTTATCTATTAAAGATTTACAAGCACAAATAGATCAAGCGGTTGTCATTGATGAAAGAGATCCATCTATTTTAAAAAGGCATGAAAACAGTGTTCTCGTTTTTATGGGTGCTGGTGATATTCAAAAATACCAAAAGGCCTATGAAAAATTAGTGGGGTAG
- a CDS encoding uncharacterized protein YoxC (product_source=COG4768; cath_funfam=1.10.287.950; cog=COG4768; pfam=PF06103; smart=SM01129; superfamily=58104; transmembrane_helix_parts=Inside_1_1,TMhelix_2_24,Outside_25_139), translated as MILILYLSAAIFAVAFAILVVYLAKTLKSLRKTLDHVAHTLSSLEKQVEGITRETTDLLHKTNKLADDIHQKAEKLNNVVNAVQNVGHSIQQFHESVQKVSSTVSSQMKEKQNKVSQAIQWGNTLIEILERAKHWKQRK; from the coding sequence ATGATATTGATCTTATATTTAAGTGCAGCCATTTTCGCTGTTGCTTTTGCTATTTTAGTTGTCTATTTAGCCAAAACATTAAAATCGCTTCGAAAGACGTTAGATCATGTTGCTCATACACTGTCAAGCCTTGAAAAACAAGTGGAGGGGATTACGCGAGAAACAACAGACCTTTTACATAAAACAAACAAGCTAGCTGATGATATTCATCAAAAAGCAGAAAAGTTAAATAATGTTGTAAATGCTGTACAAAATGTTGGACATTCGATTCAGCAATTTCATGAATCTGTACAAAAGGTTTCCTCTACAGTATCCTCGCAAATGAAGGAAAAACAAAATAAAGTTTCACAAGCCATTCAATGGGGAAATACTTTGATAGAGATTTTGGAAAGAGCGAAACATTGGAAACAGAGAAAGTAG
- a CDS encoding tRNA-binding protein (product_source=KO:K06878; cath_funfam=2.40.50.140,3.30.1940.10; cog=COG0073; ko=KO:K06878; pfam=PF01588,PF14794; superfamily=50249), with translation MNVFYNREGIGDTLLIQLKEIPAENRTFERKGDVARIFDATTNETVGYNIFHASTYGSFKGNGNLSLTEEMVEKINEILHQNGFSEKIEVDLSPKFVVGLVLEKEKHPNADKLSICKVDVGTETLQIVCGAPNVAAGQKVVVAKVGAVMPNGMIIKDAELRGVASSGMICSEKELNLPNAPTEKGILVLDDERPVGSPFF, from the coding sequence ATGAACGTATTTTACAATCGTGAAGGTATAGGTGACACATTATTAATTCAGCTTAAAGAGATTCCAGCTGAAAATAGAACATTTGAACGAAAAGGAGATGTCGCAAGAATATTTGATGCAACAACAAATGAAACTGTTGGTTATAACATCTTTCATGCTTCCACCTATGGTTCATTTAAAGGAAATGGAAACCTTTCATTAACTGAAGAAATGGTAGAAAAAATAAATGAAATTCTTCATCAAAACGGCTTCTCTGAGAAGATTGAAGTCGACTTGTCACCGAAGTTTGTCGTCGGTTTAGTTTTAGAAAAAGAAAAACATCCAAATGCAGATAAATTAAGCATTTGTAAAGTGGATGTAGGTACAGAAACGTTACAAATAGTTTGTGGTGCACCAAATGTAGCAGCAGGACAAAAAGTCGTTGTTGCCAAAGTAGGTGCTGTCATGCCAAATGGCATGATTATTAAGGATGCCGAGCTTCGTGGTGTCGCTTCAAGTGGAATGATCTGTTCGGAAAAAGAATTAAATTTACCAAACGCACCAACGGAAAAAGGAATTCTCGTCTTAGATGATGAACGTCCAGTTGGATCTCCATTTTTTTAA
- a CDS encoding thiol-disulfide isomerase/thioredoxin (product_source=COG0526; cath_funfam=3.40.30.10; cog=COG0526; pfam=PF00085; superfamily=52833), with product METLQSIDQFEKLKKQDKVIFMFSADWCPDCRAIEPALPDLEKENSDFTFYYVDRDEFIDLCSELNVFGIPSFIAYHKGNEIGRFVSKDRKTKEEVQQFINNCKKDL from the coding sequence ATGGAAACATTACAATCTATTGATCAATTTGAAAAATTAAAAAAGCAAGATAAAGTCATATTTATGTTTTCTGCTGATTGGTGCCCTGATTGTCGGGCGATTGAACCAGCCCTTCCAGACTTAGAAAAGGAAAATAGTGACTTTACCTTTTATTATGTCGATCGTGACGAATTCATTGATTTATGCAGCGAGTTAAATGTTTTCGGTATTCCAAGCTTCATTGCCTATCATAAAGGAAATGAAATTGGCCGTTTTGTAAGTAAAGATCGAAAAACGAAAGAGGAAGTTCAGCAATTTATTAACAATTGTAAGAAAGATCTTTAA
- a CDS encoding S-DNA-T family DNA segregation ATPase FtsK/SpoIIIE (product_source=KO:K03466; cath_funfam=1.10.10.10,3.40.50.300; cog=COG1674; ko=KO:K03466; pfam=PF01580,PF09397; smart=SM00382,SM00843; superfamily=141004,46785,52540), giving the protein MRLFSRLLKWLMGDQEHHRKEMEMIRDKTSEEISAGTESKEIKAKVAYQYPQGKFRFPVIPDEEIRDRTRQKRTEKSDQWIKEGKKQFRHKRYDHHEQSSMNRSSFRPTEIPSPIYGFGPRNESSYRQEVFSKNDVNNKEVKELQINEYDEKEFARIQKVEKAHPIDVDPHCVHKENVHFAQEEVNIHSTEKLAEERQFVHDENKEGMQEKEYEVGSHFLTESVHQGTMENEIPLSPSDQDEVKESFDNIEENEDEFEANKKEVKDEEQELGCQLETNEQTRVKDVKEREDQKDNTSEQNDRKEEMSKEKQTTSRTNEKRSTTIPYNVLMFGRDKRKLQQKEQHGYVFPDLSLLKMPPEESFSDHEWINEQKELLNLTLKNFNVRAKVVNVTQGPSVTRLEVHPEPGVKVSKITNLIDDIKLSLSARDIRIEAPIPGKNTIGIEVPNKKSKMVYIREILRSPQFRQNPSSLTVALGLDISGQPIVTDLKKMPHGLIAGATGSGKSVCINTMLISLLYKASPHEIKLLLIDPKMVELAPYNDIPHLVSPVITDVKAATASLKWAVEEMERRYELFAHTGVRDISKYNENVKKYHQGEKLPYIVIVIDELADLMMAAPGDVEEAICRIAQKARACGIHLLIATQRPSVDVITGLIKANIPTRIAFAVSSQVDSRTIIDTAGAERLLGKGDMLFLENGSSKPLRVQGNFVSDEEIERVVEHVRQQAKPQYLFKQEELIKKADIQSEEDELFYEACEFVIEQGGASTSSLQRRFRIGYNRAARLIDLMEEQGIISESKGSKPRDVLVTEEDFAALKQSSIHS; this is encoded by the coding sequence ATGAGGTTGTTTTCTAGGCTATTAAAATGGTTAATGGGAGATCAAGAACATCATAGAAAAGAAATGGAAATGATCCGTGATAAAACATCTGAAGAAATAAGTGCAGGCACTGAGTCTAAAGAAATAAAAGCAAAAGTGGCTTATCAATATCCGCAAGGAAAATTTCGCTTTCCGGTTATTCCAGATGAGGAAATAAGAGATCGTACAAGACAAAAAAGAACGGAAAAAAGCGATCAATGGATAAAAGAAGGAAAAAAGCAATTTCGTCATAAACGCTATGATCATCATGAACAATCTAGTATGAATCGTTCATCGTTTCGACCGACCGAAATTCCGTCCCCCATTTATGGATTTGGTCCGCGAAACGAGTCTTCATACAGACAAGAAGTTTTTTCAAAGAATGATGTAAATAACAAAGAAGTGAAAGAACTGCAAATAAATGAATATGACGAAAAAGAATTCGCTCGTATTCAAAAGGTTGAAAAGGCACATCCTATAGATGTGGATCCACATTGTGTACATAAAGAAAATGTTCATTTCGCTCAAGAGGAAGTGAATATTCATTCTACAGAAAAACTAGCTGAAGAAAGACAATTCGTTCATGATGAAAATAAAGAAGGTATGCAGGAAAAAGAGTATGAGGTTGGCTCTCATTTTTTGACGGAATCAGTCCATCAAGGAACAATGGAAAACGAAATACCGCTTTCACCTTCAGATCAAGACGAGGTAAAGGAAAGCTTTGATAATATTGAGGAAAATGAAGATGAATTTGAGGCAAATAAGAAAGAAGTCAAAGATGAGGAGCAAGAATTAGGTTGTCAGCTTGAAACGAATGAGCAAACTCGTGTGAAGGATGTTAAAGAGAGAGAGGATCAAAAAGACAACACATCAGAACAAAACGATCGAAAAGAAGAAATGTCGAAAGAGAAGCAAACGACATCACGAACAAATGAAAAACGCAGCACAACCATTCCTTACAATGTATTAATGTTCGGCCGAGATAAACGAAAGCTTCAACAGAAAGAACAACATGGTTATGTGTTTCCAGATTTATCTTTGCTAAAAATGCCGCCCGAAGAGTCATTTAGCGATCATGAGTGGATAAATGAGCAAAAAGAATTGTTAAATTTAACATTAAAGAATTTCAATGTGCGAGCAAAAGTAGTAAACGTAACGCAAGGTCCTTCTGTGACAAGATTGGAGGTTCATCCAGAGCCAGGTGTAAAAGTCAGCAAGATTACGAATTTAATAGATGATATTAAACTAAGTCTGTCCGCAAGGGATATTCGGATCGAAGCCCCAATCCCGGGGAAAAATACAATCGGCATTGAAGTCCCAAATAAAAAAAGTAAAATGGTGTATATTCGCGAGATTTTAAGGTCTCCGCAATTTAGGCAAAATCCTTCCTCATTAACGGTTGCTTTAGGATTGGACATATCCGGTCAGCCGATTGTGACCGATTTAAAAAAGATGCCACACGGTCTTATTGCGGGAGCAACAGGATCTGGAAAAAGTGTTTGTATTAATACAATGCTTATCAGCTTGCTATATAAGGCGTCTCCACATGAAATTAAACTGTTGCTCATTGATCCTAAAATGGTCGAGCTCGCACCTTATAATGATATCCCGCATTTAGTAAGTCCGGTCATTACGGACGTAAAAGCAGCTACTGCATCATTAAAATGGGCAGTGGAAGAGATGGAGCGAAGATATGAGTTGTTTGCCCATACAGGTGTCCGTGACATATCAAAATATAATGAAAATGTGAAAAAATATCATCAAGGAGAAAAACTTCCGTACATTGTCATTGTGATTGATGAGTTAGCCGATTTAATGATGGCTGCACCAGGTGATGTAGAGGAAGCCATTTGCCGCATTGCTCAAAAGGCAAGGGCTTGCGGCATTCACTTGCTTATAGCCACACAAAGACCGTCTGTGGATGTAATCACTGGTTTAATAAAGGCAAATATCCCTACAAGAATTGCTTTCGCCGTTTCATCACAAGTAGATTCGCGTACTATTATCGATACGGCAGGGGCAGAACGCTTGCTCGGAAAAGGGGATATGTTATTTCTTGAAAATGGCTCATCAAAACCATTGCGAGTTCAAGGAAATTTCGTTTCAGATGAAGAAATTGAACGGGTTGTAGAGCATGTTCGTCAACAAGCAAAACCGCAATATTTATTTAAACAAGAAGAATTGATCAAAAAAGCTGACATACAGTCTGAGGAAGATGAGTTGTTTTACGAAGCATGTGAATTTGTCATTGAACAAGGTGGGGCTTCTACCTCAAGCCTGCAGCGCCGTTTTAGAATTGGTTATAATAGAGCTGCTAGGCTTATAGATCTCATGGAAGAACAAGGAATCATTTCCGAATCGAAAGGGAGTAAACCGCGTGACGTTTTAGTTACAGAAGAAGATTTTGCTGCTTTAAAACAAAGTAGTATCCATTCTTAA
- a CDS encoding gas vesicle protein (product_source=COG4980; cath_funfam=1.20.120.420; cog=COG4980; pfam=PF12732; superfamily=58104; transmembrane_helix_parts=Outside_1_9,TMhelix_10_29,Inside_30_118) → MNDQKNGKNFLFGVLFGGIIGALIALFFSPKSRYKLREDFNQQFCVAKEKTSKMTEDVYEKGTQFISLAKEKSTTASNLFNKVKEMSNHSEKALNVKEEDEKILENSYNEGQQFMEKS, encoded by the coding sequence GTGAATGATCAAAAGAATGGCAAAAATTTTTTGTTTGGCGTATTGTTCGGTGGAATAATTGGAGCGCTTATAGCTTTATTTTTTTCGCCTAAATCTCGTTATAAGCTGCGAGAAGATTTCAATCAACAATTTTGTGTAGCAAAGGAAAAAACATCGAAAATGACAGAAGATGTTTACGAGAAAGGAACACAATTTATTAGTTTAGCAAAAGAAAAATCAACAACTGCTTCGAATCTTTTTAATAAAGTTAAAGAAATGAGCAATCATTCAGAAAAAGCTTTAAATGTAAAAGAGGAAGATGAGAAAATTTTAGAAAATAGCTATAACGAAGGGCAACAATTCATGGAAAAATCATGA
- a CDS encoding bacillithiol system protein YtxJ (product_source=TIGR04019; cath_funfam=3.40.30.10; pfam=PF11009; superfamily=52833; tigrfam=TIGR04019), with protein MGKIKIDTIEQFQDLIEKHNKFVIFKNSVTCPISAAAFSQFDEFTNGHPEIAAYYLNVQESRSLSNYIAETYHIKHESPQVLLFENENVRWHTSHWEITKEALEVNILPF; from the coding sequence ATGGGAAAAATAAAAATCGATACAATCGAACAATTTCAAGATTTAATAGAAAAACATAACAAATTTGTCATTTTTAAAAATAGTGTGACGTGTCCGATTAGTGCTGCCGCTTTTTCACAATTTGACGAATTCACAAATGGTCATCCAGAGATTGCTGCCTACTATTTAAATGTTCAGGAATCAAGAAGTTTATCAAATTATATTGCTGAAACATATCATATTAAACATGAATCTCCACAAGTGCTGTTGTTTGAAAACGAAAATGTACGGTGGCATACGTCACATTGGGAAATTACTAAGGAAGCGTTGGAGGTAAATATTTTGCCATTTTAA
- a CDS encoding uncharacterized protein YtpQ (UPF0354 family) (product_source=COG4848; cog=COG4848; pfam=PF07285), which translates to MNSKKMVELMKEKLRNEPFTYHYDRKKDTLRIEDPNVEKGVTISIPNLIAKCEEKKEKALEEFVYYIKESLYAMKENHELSGKEKRIFPVIRSTSFPIETSDGIPLIYDEHTAETRIFYALDLGKTYRLIDKHLLEKEQWSPQHLKEMALFNLRSLETVIKEDHVAGNDFYFIRSNDGYDASRILNESLLQQFQKKITGDMVVAVPHQDVLIIADIQNETGYDVLAQLTMSFFASGRVPITALSFIYENNELEPIFILAHNRKKQD; encoded by the coding sequence ATGAATTCAAAAAAAATGGTTGAATTAATGAAAGAGAAATTAAGAAATGAGCCGTTTACGTATCATTATGATCGAAAAAAAGATACATTGCGAATCGAAGATCCAAATGTAGAAAAAGGTGTGACTATTTCGATTCCTAATTTGATTGCAAAATGTGAAGAAAAAAAGGAAAAAGCGCTTGAAGAATTTGTTTATTATATTAAAGAATCCCTTTATGCAATGAAAGAAAACCATGAGCTTTCAGGAAAAGAAAAGCGTATTTTTCCTGTTATTCGCTCAACATCTTTCCCGATTGAAACGAGTGATGGTATACCGCTCATTTATGATGAACATACTGCGGAAACGCGAATTTTCTATGCTCTTGACCTAGGAAAGACGTATCGTTTGATTGACAAGCACTTATTAGAAAAGGAACAGTGGTCTCCCCAACATTTGAAAGAAATGGCTTTATTTAATTTACGTTCATTAGAAACGGTTATTAAGGAAGACCATGTTGCGGGAAATGATTTTTACTTTATTCGTTCCAATGATGGATATGACGCGAGTCGAATATTAAATGAATCGCTTTTACAGCAATTTCAAAAGAAGATTACAGGGGATATGGTCGTAGCTGTTCCCCATCAAGATGTACTAATCATTGCTGATATTCAAAATGAAACTGGCTATGATGTGTTAGCGCAATTAACGATGAGTTTTTTTGCAAGTGGACGAGTACCGATTACCGCTTTATCATTTATATATGAGAATAACGAGCTAGAACCAATATTTATTCTCGCTCATAATCGCAAAAAACAAGATTAG